GAGGAGTTTGCTGCAGGGAAACATAGGAGTGCAAGACAAATCTAACAAGATCAAGGACATGTAAATCCTGCTTAATTTAGAGACAGAACCTTATTTTCCTTCTTTGCCTTTGTTTCCTGCTCTGCACCTGCTCAGGATGAGGACAGACTGACTGGTGAGTGGGGAAGATTATGGGAGAAGATGGCGACTGGAGAACATTAGGATCTATCCTTGACAACTGCTAACATTACATGTTGGTTAGAATTGGACCGGTAATTGTGAGGAAATGGGTACCGGAAGCAATTGTTTTGGAGGAGCATGGTGCCAGGTGTTGGATGAAGGTGGCAGAAGATTGGCTTGATGGGCTGGGTGAGGAAGCACTCCTGCTCCTccaggcccacaagcagtgctggaaaagcaCCTTCCAGCAGAATACTAGCTGCGCCCGTTAGATGGAAATTCCCTGAGTCCTGAGTAAAATGGCTGGTCATTTTAAATTTATCTGCCTGCCAAAATATCAGGAGGGGAGTTTCATTTACATCTTATGATGATGGACTTGCCTCTGCAGAATATGTTGGAAGCCCCCAAAACCTGCTTGGGTTAAGACAGGCAGGTTGGCATTGGGTTTCGCAAATTAGCCCACACATCATTTCCCAACCCAAAACTCTCTTCCATTCATCACGGagtcgaggggggggggggggatcagggttAAAGTTGCCCTCCATGCATTTTTAACAGTCAGTCATTCTCTGATGAACATTAAACAGAACTGACCCTCCAAGGATTTCCGATTTGTGGATTGTATAGAAATTGCCAATTTGTGCCGTGTTGGTTGAGACGATGCGATGTTCAAATGGAGCAGGTGGAGCAGGGCCATCATCTAGACCAGGAAGATAAAATACAGAAGCAGTTTGGCACTTGTGCATCAATTGTAAAGAAAGAGGTCACAGGAAGATTGTCATTAACTGCTCTTAGATTGCACCCATAATGGTAACAGTCAAAGATATAAATCAAAGACTTTCTGGATTTACGCTTATGAAAAACAGTTGATCGATATTAGACAAAACATGGCCATAGGAAATGACTCAGCAACTGAGCCACATTGTAAAACGTGCGCTGTAAGAACAAATGTGGTCTTTTCTCCATTCATTGCCAGATCAAAACATTAGCCCTGATTTTAACCAGGAGTAGAAATCAGATGGGCAGAGGGGAAGGTCTCTATAAAAAAACCCTGCCCAAAAAGGGCAGCAACGGTCAGCTGGCAAATGGGTGACGGAGGAATTTTGGGTGGCAGAAAGCTGCTGATCAGCAGCAAAGGTTTCAACAGAAGAATATAGCAGGGCAGGGGTTTGGAAGGGTCTCTGGTGAGACAAAAGATTGCATAGCTGAAGAGGTGGGACTAAACCTTCCTGACCAGGCCAATGGGAAGAGCTCTCCAGCTCCTCCTGGTCCCACAAGGAAAATGTAAAAGTTAAAAACATACCTGTTAAAACAGACCTACCTCTGCCCCATTCTCCTCTCCCAATGTCTTCCCTAGGTTGGAAATGGCCTCCCCAGTCAGGGCATGGGTTCACATCGCAGAGGAGCCCACTCATTACATCATTTCCATTATTTAGGAAGGAAGATCTATCACTACAAATCTATCAGTTTATGCCAGTTTTGGGGAAGTTAGTAGAATCTGATATTGTTACAGGTTTGCACGTTTTTAAGTTGATTGCTTAGTCTGCTTATGAATTTTTTGATGTACATCACACTGCAATTTAGCCTTTGGGCTACAAGTGTGTTCATTGAATAAACGGCCATTATTGTTAGTTATTTGGTAATACGGGGCTTGAGTATTGCTGTAAAAAGGACATTTTGTTAAAACTTTTCATcctgcacttatcaggacaatcGCAAGGGTACCAATGTTagaggaaacaacaactttatactgtatgagaagagggaGTTGATTGGTGGTAAGTGGACTCTAATCTGGGAATTTGGGGGGGACGGAATTGGGTTAGTCAGGAAGTCCCCTGGGAGGCTGAAGAGTggtgggttgggggcggggggggggggggggggggagtgaattagtcaaccagatggatttttacaacaatcgacaagggtttcatggtcctcattagacttttaaattcaaatttatgTTCCAGGCATTTAGCATTGGCGCCACTTTGGATTGACAACAAGATAGAAGTTGATGTCAACTTGCCAATCACAATGTGTGGACTCTCCTCTTTGGTTTCCTGGTTATTTTCTTCCTGGCCAgcagtgggggtggcacagtcCTGACTTGAGGCAGGTTCAGATGTGCTTTCCTGGCTCTGGCCTTTTTCCTCCACTCTGCTCTTTTTGTTGTCATCTTTAAGTGAATCCTCCTCGCTCACTCTCCTTTTATTGGCCGTGCTCACATCTTTGAACTCGTGTTCTTCAGTGTTCTGTGACGTTCCCTCCTCCGGTTCTGCTGCCGCCGCCAATAAAGCCTCAGCCTCTCGCTCACTATCTTCATATCTTTCAAAAGTAACAAAAGTTATACAGATACATTTTGTTCAAAAGCAAAGACACAACTGAGTATGCAAGCCTTAATTCTTGTGGTCCAGTTCTGGAATGAGACTTGAAACTTCTGGTTCAGCGGCAAGACAGCTACGAATAGAAACTGAACCAATACTTGGCGCAGTTAAATCACTCTCGTTTCCTAACTGAACAAGGTGATAAGTTAAGATTTGGTTTGTTTGCAAAATTCAATTCATTTGTCTTTCTAAAAGAATGCAGATTAAGATGAAGAAAGACACCCGGCCTGTAAATTTCTCTCCTTGTTTCCCTTTCTCCTTCTCTAAGCCTCCTTCTAGCTGCCTCTCATATTTCCTCCTTTCTCTTATCTTTCTCCGTCTGAAAGACATCGGTAATTATCATGCTCAGTGGATAGGTTTAATTATGTTGTTGTGAAATGACcaattaaaaaaatgtttaaaaacttATTTAGGACATTTAAAATTTTAGatgcaaagaaaaaaaaaagacaaacatcttttccaaaaaacAAGTTAAGTAATTCAATTCATTCACCGACAAATCATGATTATGGAATATTTTCCAATGGTTTGTCCACTAAAAAGTGTTTACTCATCTTTACATGGTTTATCTGTCATAGGTTTTACCCCTTGGCAAGAGACTGGGAGACCAAGAGGTTGGCAAAATGGTGTGGGAAGATGTCAGGGTGGGCATGACATCTTCTCACCATCATAAAGTATGCTGGAAGATCAGCCATCCAGGATTTCAATTGGCCAACTATTTCTGCAAGCATTTTGCCccaatcttgtgtgtgtgtatatgtgtgtcgggggattggggcgggggggggaggaggatgggtGCTGCTACCACATGGGGCGACCAGCCAATAAAACCTGCCTGGCTCTAATGTCCCCCAATGCCCTCTTACCCTTCTTCACTTCTTCAAGGGTGCCTTGGTCATTGCGGTGTCCTCTTCTCATAGTTGTAACCTCAGCATTGGTACCACTCTAGCAGTGGTGCTGTTGAGACTGATTACCTGCCAGTCCCCTTATTGGTCCAGAAGGTTTTTGTGGGTGGCCTGTGCCATCCTTCTCCAAGACAACAGCTCTGGTAGGAGACACTTAATTGGCCACTAGCACAAATGTGAACGattccctccctgccccctcctccccaggattCGTGGCTTGCCAAAGTGGGCTTGCTTCCTGCTTTCAACAACAAGCTTTCAGCAGCCCCAATAAGGCTCAGTACAATGTCCTTTTCACtcctttaatttttaaattgcTACTCCCGATGGCTCTGACAAGTTAGGGAGAGGAAGATAAAACAGATGAATTCATGGCAGGtgaaatggtgcaggagggagggttttcacTTTCCTGTGGCATTGGGACCACTTCTGGGTCAGGATGGACGTACAAGATGAATGGGGTGCACCTTAATAAGGCTAGGACCAATGTCCTTGTTTGAGAGCTAACTAGTGCCGTGAGGACAGCATTTCATCCAAATTATATGGGTAGGTGAACCAGGATGAAGCATCAGAGAGGGTGCACCAAGGTCTGGGATTATGACAAAGAGGAGTTTAGAAATAGGAGGGGTCAGGCAGGAAAGAAATACGAAGGAAACTCAGATAAGTTTGGTGTGCATGTATGTAAATGTACAAAGCGAGATAGACAAGATTGGGCAGCTGCAGGTACTAATTGTCACATAGGATTGTGGAGTAATGGCATTACAGAGTCCTGGTTCAAacagggggggggaatgggaactTAATATTTCAGGCTACAATGTATTCAGGAACAATAAAGCAGGAATGAGGAAGGGCCAATGACAGTACTGATTAAATATGTCATTAACTGCTCAGGAAAGGGATGATACACTTGAGAATAAGAGACATTCAGTGGAATATAAGGAACAGAAGGAAAGTTATTAGGCTGCTTTGTGTATATTATAGGTCACCAAATACTATAGTATGAATGAGATGGggaacaaatttgcagatgaatttTAGAAAAATACAAGGAGTTATATTGTGGTGTCATCCTGGGGGTTGCTATTGGGACCATTGTTCTTTTTCAGATATATTAATGGCATGGAATTTGTTATACTGAGGACATGTTCAATGATGACACAAAACCTCAGAAAAGTAGTAAACAGGGAggtggacagtaacaatctccaaGAGAACATCAACTGATGAAATGGACAGAAACTTGGAAGATGAAATTTAAGACAGGGCTGTAGAGTTTGCATTTTGTAGGGAGGAATAAGCAGCAGAAATATAAGCTATATGCAGGTACAATATtaaagggaatgagaacatcaccacctccaagttcccctccaagtcgtgCATCATTCTGACTCAGATTGATGTCGTTGTTATTCCATCATCAAAGATTCAAGTACTCTCTACCTAACAACATCACGGAGCACTTACTCCACACGATCCGAAGAGATTCAAGAAGTCAACTCACCTTCCCAAGGACTATAGttacgggcaacaaatgctggtcttgtcagtgatgcccacacccaagaatgaattattttttaaaaaactgtaagGCAATTTAATAAGCACTGCCAGGGACACGTGAAAATAATCGATTAATAAACTGCAGCTAACAAAAGCTTGCAATAAAAAAGGAAGCCAGTGAAGTTTctccaaataattttaaaaaaccattCACCTGAGCTGGAATTCCCCGATCTCGCATGCCCCACTACTGCTGCCAGCGACAAcggaaaatttggtgctcagccaaacctcccttcacagcagcgggattggagaatcccagccgcaggtgaggtcggagaattctggccctgatGTCTTGCTTATTTCCCCCACCTGAAATTAAAATTGTAACGTGAAAGACATTGCTTGCAAGAAACGTACTTTTTTTGCTCATGAGGTGCCTTCAACAATGACTACTGTCGAGGCCTGCATCCCTCTAAGAAGCCTGAGACGAGAGATTGTGGTGCCTCCAAGGGCTATCATTTTCAGCGAAAGCCTGAGACTAACCATGCGCATCTGTGCCTATAACGGCCAGAGTTAATTGATGATTGATACCCAGTTTAGCAATTAATGGAGCATGTCAGGAAGAGCTATTAGTGAGGCTGCTTCCTCTTCTGAAGCCAGGCATGAATGGAAAATTACCTAAAACTAAACCTGCCAGTGAACCAATTTTGATGACAGTGAGAGCAAATAGTAGTTAGCAGGTTTGTGTAAAATATTAGAACAAGGTAAAGTGTCTATGTTTGTTTCGATCACGTTGCTGATCAGGTAAGAAGGTTTAAGGGGTTGTTAATTTAGCAAGTCTATCATGTTAAATCAGTGGCAAATTAAATTCTGCACTTGGAAATTTTGAAACTGAGTTTCGTGCATATTCCATAATAAACGTTAAATTGTCAAAATAGCTGTATTTTCTTTCATAACCCTTCGTCGGGCAAGAAAATAATTGTTATCAATAGTCAGTTCTGGAAGCGCTGTATTGTTATTGAAGTTGTAAGGGGAATGTTGAAAGAATTCCTGAACTTACCAAATTATTTATTCAAGTGAAGCCCTTCAGCATTAGGGTTGCCAACTCCAGCTggaatttaagttttaagtttaagtttatttattagtgtcaaaagtaggcttacattaacactgcaatgaagttactgtgaaaatcccccagtcgccacacgctggtgcctgttcaggtacactgagggagaatgtagcatggccaatgcacctaatcaacatgtcttttggactatgggaggaaaccggagcacctggaggaaacccgcgcagacatggggagaacgtaaagactccgcacagacagtgacccaagccgggaatcaaactcgggtccctggtgctgtgaaacagcagtgttaaccactgtgccaccctacaagAATTATTCCAGGAGTTGTCAGCAGAAGTGAAGCCGCACAATCCTGGCGGTGTGGTGTGAGTGGGTGCGCCCATCCTGGGGGAGGGGCATAGTCCAAATCCCCAGACACTAATCTTTGAAAAAAGAGAACAAAGAATgaataattacagcacaggaacagacccttcggccctccaagcctgtgctgatcatgatgccctaactaaaaaaaaaccttctgcccttacgtgATCCGTATCCCTCTTTTTCCTTCCTATTTGTGTacacatccagatgcctcttaaatgttgctactgtgcctgcttccaccacctcctctggcagcgccttccaccacactctgcgttaaaaccttgcctcgcacatctgccttaaactttctccctctcaccttgaaccctgtgcccccttgtaattgacactttcacccttggaaaaaggttctgactatccatcttgtcataattttgtagacctctatcaggtctcctcctcctctttctttccagtgagaacaatcctagtttattcaacctctcctctcaTAGCCCCTGAGAAGGGTGATTATTTTCCATTCGGGTTTTTGTTTTTCTCCTTCAGAAAATTATACTCTTTTACAAGAAAGTTGTGTTGAATTCCTTGACACTGAGTTCTTTCCAAACCCCTTCAGTGGAGATACGCATTGATTTCCCACATCTGAACCCCAATGCTTCCCTCTGACAACAAAAGGCCATCAGCTCACTATGAATAACATCAATGGAAATTTGCCATCTTAATTAATATCCCCTCATTCATCCATCATCTCAAAACAATTGGATGTGTTTTTTTAACCTCTTTCAGAAATGGAACAGGAAATTGTGTAAATGAGAGGTACTACTTCCCAACCACATGAGAGACTAAGGAATGTCTGCAATTTAGATACTATTGTCCCTTCCAGAAGTAGTTTTAATTCGGGGTTGAGGAACCAGGTACCTATTTTCTGATTCCAGAATAATAGGATGTCCCTTCTCGGAGAAGGAGAAAAACCAATACCTCAAATGGAAAATAACTCATCCctcccacagtattttgctcctCTGAGGTACTTGTTTGGGTTTCCTCATTCTTTTCAGGTTACTCACCAGAAATACGATTTTCTGAAAATGTACAAACCCATAAATAATCTTGTTTGATGAAACCAATTACCTGTTTAACAAGACAGTGCAGTTCTTGCCATGGCAAACAGGTTCTTCTAGTTGTGACACTATGCCTTTCCCTTTGAGGCCCTCAGTAATAGTAGGCTCTACGTCTGTGCTTTCAAGACCAGTATTGTCAACCACTTCAATGGTTTCATCAACATTTACATCATGTTTGTCtgtttcttcattttcttcacctATTAGTTCCTCCTTTTCACTTTCAGGCTCTGATTCAGTCACAAAGTCTTTCTCAACTTTTTCATCCTCCTCCTTTTCTTGCAATATTTCTGGGATCCTATTATCTCTTATCTTGTCATGCATAACATCGTTCTTTGCCGTCCTTTCATCATTTTGCTCGTTGATCCCCGATTGATTCTTCACTGCGGTAAAGGTCTCATCCACCTTTATGTCACTTTGTTCCTTCTCAGCTGTGTCTTCCTTCTTGCCGTCACCAATGTGACTGTCTGAAATGGCTTCAGCAAACTCTGGGCCAATAGTGGAGGTGGTGCCCTCTGCTGGTCTGGAAGGTTGAGGTCCGAAGACTCCAACATCTTCTTCAAATGGCTTTTCTTGTAATGTTAAGTTTTTGTGCTCTGCTAGGTCTTTGACACTGTTCTGTTCCTCAAAGTCACTCAAGTTGCCCGCATTCTCTTTATTTAAATTCTGGATTTTTTGGTCAGAGAAAATGTCTAGCTCCTTCTGAGTTGATGACTCTGGGAAAACAAGATGGAGATATTAGGTGGAATATTCCTGATTTTGTGGCATGTGGCACCGACAAGATATTTTTGCCTACCTGTGAAGTCGGGAGGTTTCTTCTTCTGTTGGGACTTTATTTCTTTAATATTTAAATTTTGCTTCCCTTTCACATCACTGGACCGCTGATCTTTCACCTGTGCAAGAGAAGAATTAATTAAATTTCCAACAAACTGATGATCAGGAGAAACCTGCGTACGTTACAAAAGCCTTCAACATCACAAGCTTTTTTGCATGATAATCGATTACAACCATTTTGATCATCAAAGGTAAACTTCTAAAACCCAGAATCAGAAAAATTACAGTAGGCGTTCTTGAATGATCTAGGTGACTTGGGCAGAATTGCAACAACTGAATTCAATCTTCTCCTATGACATTTGCCTGAACTTTGTACTCTCGGAGGTAAGAAGTGTTAATGCTGCAGCATTAACagcaaggggaggcaatggcctagtggtattatcgctagattattgatccagaaactcagctcatgttctgggtacAAATCTGCCACAGccattggtgaaatttgaattcaataaaaaaaatctggaattaagaatctactgatgaccatgaagccattgtcaattgtcggaaaatcccatctggttcactaacgtcctttagggaaggaaatctgccatctttacctggtctggcctacatgtgactccagagccacagcaatgtggctgattcttaactagggatgggcaataaatgctggccagccagtgacgcccatatcccatgaatgaatttttaaaaattctattacGGGCAATAAAATTCAGCATCAGACAGTCCTGATTATATGCAAAGTAATAATTCCTCTGGCCCAACAAttatttaaaaattctttcatgggatgtgggcaccactggcaaggccagcatttgttgcccatccctaattgttcttgaactggccatttcagagggtagttaagagtcaaccaaattgttgtggatctgaagtcacatggaggccagaaaaTCAGATGTCCTTTCCTtaaggacaccagtgaaccagatggatttttacaacaatcattaatgtttttgtggtcaccattactgagactcagggcgcaatcttaccagccgttcatgccatgctcccgctgcagcaaagtcggGGAAttcggcacccagccaaatctccgttcactgcagtgggagaattctggccccagtgacattaccgctgCGCTACTGTCTCCACCACTAAAATTCAGGGTAAACACACCACAATAATGAAATACCTAAATTACAACGTTAAATCAAGATGACAAAATCGGGACAAATCATGGCAAACATTCCTTTGTAAACAGAGGTGTCATTGTTAGACGCTGTAAAAGAAAATCATTTAAGAGTCATCAGAAATTCTAAACAATTTTAGGTTTAATTTCTTGAGGGTCATTCAGCTTGCTTaattccacctccctcccccccaccatcctgTAATTTGTTTAAAGTGAAGTGAAATAAGAGAGCAATGGTTTTGCAATATCTACAACAGAGGCAACCAGATATGACAACTGTAATGAACAGTGAACACAAGTCATGGGGAAGCTGCCCTTTGTGGAGAACTCCACAAAGATTGCAGGTGATAAGAGATACCCAACCCTCGCAATGTAACTACCCAGattgggagagaatcgcagactCGTTACTCACACCCTATTCCTTGTCAGTGAAAACGGGGGGTGCTGGGAATGGGATGGGAATCCTGGAATCTGGTCCCATTTTAAATGGCTCCAGAATCATTCCGACTCTGCAATAAACTGGGCCTACAACTCTGCTTCATGAGAGTACAGACAATCGGATTAGGAAATGGTCAGATAAAATTTAAACAGTGATATTTTCAAAGGATTAGGATTATTTCTCCTGGCTTCCCCAAAATACCACACCTCCCATTAGACCGGCCTTGCTCAGGGTCAAAGTCCTCTCCTCCTCCTGGCACCTCCTGCCAAGAGCTTAATCGCTGATATTCTTGAGGGGGCTAAGGAGCAGCGAGCTGCATTGAGGTGGCAAAATCAAATGGGGCATCAAAATCACCACCACGTTTTCACCATTGGAATGGGTCTCTGCCCACTACCCCCTGCCCAATGTAATTACCTTTTCAGGAATGAATTAATTTGAGAGGACAAGCAGAACTTGGAGACCGGTCCAAGGGAAAAGATTTGATATATCAGCAAATAAACGCTATCATCATAAATGTCAATGATGGCTAAAAAGACTGGATTAAATTAAAGAATGGTATCCATTTCCTTCACTGACTGCTTGAAGCATTAAATATAAAATGCTGGAAGAATATTTAGATAAACAGAATTATATGTaataggagaatttttttttcacacTGACTTAAGAAACGTGGCTTACCCCATAAGATGTGAATGAAATCAATATGAAGAGCTAtagttgttagaatcatagaagtccaacagtgcagaaggaggacatttggcccattgagtttgtactgactctctgacagagcatcttaccgaaGCCTCCTCACTAGTTGAGGTCTTCACGAGcaaggatcacagatggtcctcACTAATGGGGACCAGACGTGACAGCCttgccggtgggactggaggccattgaaaccccctaggtggttgggggcagggccgGGCATTGCTCatggagcagtgccagcctggcaccctggtaccCCGGTATTACCagactggcaccctggcactgccagactggcaccctggcactgcccaccagacacaGGGCAGTGCAAAGGGCTGGGGCCTGAGGGAGTGGGACCTGATGGGGTGCGTGGCCTGAAGGTGCAGGGCCAAGACAGAGGCAAGGCAAGGGTAAACCCATAGAGGGGTGGGAATGGCGGGGTGGCGAtcaggagtggggggtggggggggaggggagcaaatCAGCAATCGGAGGTGGGGTGATCAACTGaggcagtgatcggggggggtggcGATATctgaagtgggggtggggaggtgacaGATCTCCCATTATGTAGGGAGATCAGGGCGCCTGTGCAATggcacccctagagctcagcagccggcctcACTGGCGTGAGGGGGCATGATGGGGTCTCGCGGGTCTAGAATCTCTGTGCTGGCTctatttgattggcctaatcaaACGATTCAATtgggtttctgatcaattcattggccgGTTGCCAAGGAACTTTTTGAGTTGTAAGAATGCTAACAAAGAGCTTGTGGGCAGTGTGGTGAACTCAGGGAACAAGCTCACAGGAgggagagacaacatctggaaagaAGAAAGGTTGATATCCATGTGAAAAATCCTGgccaggtttttgatttgatttgatttattactgtcacatgtattaacacttagtgaaaagtattgtttcttgcgcgctatacagacaaagcatactgttaatagagaaggaaacgagagagtgcagaatgtagtgttacagtcatagctagggtgtcgagaaagatcaacttaatacaaggtaaatccattcatgtgcaagtggaaatcaaccttaagttaagtAAAGTAACAGATAGTGAGTATTTGGTTTATGCATTGCAAGTATTTACTATTGTCTAAGTAGCTACAAAACTAAATGAAattgtctctgtgtctctttgttctAGTGACCTTGAAGTGTTGTACAAATCTGTGTATTTTAACCGTTACCAgcgaataaagacacaaagtcgaCTTTAGATGCTTAAACAGATGCGAGATTAAATCTTTATTCAAGAGGTGATAAATATTTGAATAATTTGCTGATAAAGTAGTAAATTAAGAAAGGCCAGCTGAGTTGAGTTACCAGAGGTACATGTTAAGATGGTATGAATGGTCTAGTCTTGCACTGTATATGGTTATTTTATTGCAATGATGCTCTCTCACAGATTACATTTGTCCCTACATGTCCatctgcctgagagaggactccatTCCCTGGGGTGATTATCCACCAagtacatagataagatgcaagactgggcagagaagtggcagatggacttcaacccagataagtgtgtggtggttcattttggcaggtcgaataggatggaagaatataatattaagggtaagacgcttggcagtgtggaagaacagagggatcttggggtccgggttcataggacactcaaagcggtgtcgcaggtagaggctgtggttaagaaggcgtatagaatactggccttcatcaatagaggaattgagtttagaaatcgggagataatgctgtacaggaccctggtcagaccccacctggagtactgtgcccagttctggtcgcctcattacagaaaggatgtggaagccatagaacgggtgcagaggagatttacgaggatgttgccgggattaagtggtatgccttatgaggataggttgagatagctaggtctattctccttggagaggcgaaggatgagaggtgacctgatagaggtgtataagatgttgagcggtattgatagagtggattctcagaggcttttccccagggctgaaatggttgtcacgagaggccacaggtttaaggtgctggggagtaggtatagaggagatgttaggggtaagtttttcattcagagggtggtgggtgcgtggaatcggctgccgg
The DNA window shown above is from Mustelus asterias chromosome 2, sMusAst1.hap1.1, whole genome shotgun sequence and carries:
- the mylk4b gene encoding uncharacterized protein mylk4b isoform X5; amino-acid sequence: MEVFCKVKSFWLEVSLCLLGYFWHKFRTLISCKQHRQKHSCQEPQVKDQRSSDVKGKQNLNIKEIKSQQKKKPPDFTESSTQKELDIFSDQKIQNLNKENAGNLSDFEEQNSVKDLAEHKNLTLQEKPFEEDVGVFGPQPSRPAEGTTSTIGPEFAEAISDSHIGDGKKEDTAEKEQSDIKVDETFTAVKNQSGINEQNDERTAKNDVMHDKIRDNRIPEILQEKEEDEKVEKDFVTESEPESEKEELIGEENEETDKHDVNVDETIEVVDNTGLESTDVEPTITEGLKGKGIVSQLEEPVCHGKNCTVLLNRYEDSEREAEALLAAAAEPEEGTSQNTEEHEFKDVSTANKRRVSEEDSLKDDNKKSRVEEKGQSQESTSEPASSQDCATPTAGQEENNQETKEESPHIVIDDGPAPPAPFEHRIVSTNTAQIGNFYTIHKSEILGGGRFGQVHKCVEKSTGLTLAAKIIKARAAKQKEEVKNEIQVMNQLNHTNLIQLYDAFESKNDITLIMEYIDGGELFDRIIDESYNLTEMDTILFVRQICEGLQYMHQRYILHLDLKPENILCVNREANQVKIIDFGLARRYKPREKLKIHFGTPEFLAPEVVNYDFVSFPTDMWSLGVITYMLLSGLSPFLGEDDNETLNNILACEWDLNDAEFENVSEDAKEFISKLLIKEKGARISATQCLKQPWLNNVAEKAKQCKVRLKSQILLQKYMVRRLWKKNYYAVTAANRLKKLNSGTLASIEF